In the Qipengyuania pelagi genome, one interval contains:
- a CDS encoding hotdog fold thioesterase: MLNIAPFHRWLGLEIATCSDQGIAITMPWREEIVSNPMIGSAHGGILASLVDLTGLYTLLAGGVAARATADLHVDYHRPATSGPLTAHGQIVKIGRQISVAETRVIEPDGKLVASGRGAYFSSTGSLDHRGGTIDLEQALATQGPATSAARSTPA, from the coding sequence ATGCTGAATATCGCGCCGTTTCATCGATGGCTTGGGCTGGAGATTGCAACATGCTCCGACCAGGGAATCGCGATCACCATGCCATGGCGCGAAGAGATCGTGTCGAACCCTATGATTGGGTCGGCGCATGGAGGGATCCTGGCTTCACTGGTCGACCTCACCGGGCTTTATACTCTGCTTGCCGGGGGCGTCGCGGCGAGAGCGACGGCCGATCTGCATGTCGATTACCACCGTCCTGCAACCTCAGGACCTCTCACTGCTCACGGACAGATCGTGAAGATCGGGCGACAGATTTCGGTGGCGGAAACCCGGGTTATCGAGCCCGACGGCAAGTTGGTCGCCAGCGGCAGGGGCGCCTACTTCTCGTCAACCGGATCACTTGATCATCGCGGCGGGACTATTGATCTCGAACAGGCTCTTGCCACCCAAGGCCCAGCGACTTCTGCA